A region from the Zonotrichia leucophrys gambelii isolate GWCS_2022_RI chromosome Z, RI_Zleu_2.0, whole genome shotgun sequence genome encodes:
- the NOL6 gene encoding nucleolar protein 6, which yields MAGSPEAAEEAEQGSEPSAGGAVRRGKRAAPAAAAPQPAKLSRAELYRPPTSEELTQLKETEDLFHSSLLRLQIEELLKEVTLKEKKKKKIDAFLHEINSLLSAIPETPETELTDQAWLSEGVKVPFLQVPFSVKGRFRFVPPAELKVVGSYLLGTCVRPEINVDIAVTMPREIFQDKDNLNQRYHRKRALYLSHIAQHLSKEKLFGSVKFAYMNSNHLKPILLLRPQGKDEKVVTVRLHACPTSDLFKPSRFYPSKNNVRTAWFMEQSTPKEGTTEPPTPHYNNSILCDTVMLSHLHFLSNAATDFPGMKDGVALLKVWLNQRQLSKGLGCFSGFLVSMLVAYLLMKRKIVKMMSGYQVLRSTLQFLATTDLSVTGISLAKDADPSLPVLDDFHQAFEVVFVDPSGLVNLCADMTASKYHQVQLEAKRSMEILDDRMVDGFQVLLMTPKPMLRTFDHIFHLKHVSKLQGTCKKMELLNELMDRGGNYVAAALPFVVSLLARGLSQRAQLVAHSLPQIPEWPIDADPPKHKDMGPLTFGLLFVPEFAASTLEKGPQADHPEALEFRTFWGEKSELRRFQDGSICEAVVWEASTACQKRLIPEQIVRHLLKLHADIPESSICYTGALLESVIRTGKEAGGTGEEAMVSVVCSYDDLSRKLWNLKELPLMVTAVQGVHPALRYTDVFPPIPMKPIYSFHKRSKHFLLPSEEKPCPAYITPLKIICHMEGSGQWPQDKGAIKRIKAAFHLQLAELLRQQHQLVCRPAVTHTDVYKDGYVFRLQVAYHREPLILKEVVTPEGMLKYQDTEESRQLELETLHLPYLTSSLHGLQQQHPVFGSTSRLAKRWISAQLLSDSISEECVDLLVAFLFLHPAPFTPPSSPQVGFLRFLNLLATFDWKNNPLIVNLNTGLTDSDCTEIKNKFVASRSRLPVMFLATPKDQWSSMWTRERPSAQILHRLVLLASESLRALEEQLMDPLSDQDVKMVFRPPLDFYDVLIHLNPSQIPRLLESVDRPVKSVSRGVVKNSSAMNILFPVVDYDPVQLYLQELRNAFDDLALFFYDKHGGEVIAVLWKPLSFQPQPFKVSSMRGRKVTTLNNELVCIPNVEAILEDFEILGEGLVKSVEARTEKWTI from the exons CTCACTGACCAGGCCTGGCTCTCCGAGGGTGTGAAGGTCCCGTTCCTGCAGGTGCCGTTCAGTGTCAAGGGAAGGTTCCGCTTCGTGCCCCCAGCCGAGCTGAAGGTGGTGGGCAGTTACCTGCTGGGCACCTGTGTCAGGCCAGAGATCAACGTGGACATTGCAGTGACCATGCCACGG GAAATCTTTCAGGACAAAGATAACCTGAATCAACGTTACCACCGGAAGAGAGCCCTGTACCTGTCCCACATTGCCCAGCATTTGTCCAAGGAGAAGCTCTTTGGCAGCGTGAAGTTTGCCTACATGAACAGCAACCATCTGAagcccatcctgctcctgaggCCTCAAG GCAAGGATGAGAAGGTTGTCACTGTCCGACTCCATGCTTGTCCCACCTCGGATCTCTTCAAACCCAGCCGCTTCTACCCTAGCAAGAACAATGTCCGGACCGCCTGGTTCATGGAGCAGAGCACCCCCAAAGAAG GAACCACGGAGCCCCCGACCCCACACTACAACAACTCCATCCTCTGTGACACAGTGATGCTCTCCCACCTGCATTTCTTGTCTAATGCAGCCACGGACTTCCCAGGCATGAAGGATGGCGTGGCCCTCCTCAAAGTTTGGCTGAACCAGCGGCAGCTCAGCAAG GGCTTGGGGTGCTTCAGTGGCTTCTTGGTCTCCATGCTTGTTGCCTACCTGCTGATGAAGCGCAAGATTGTCAAAATGATGAGTGGCTATCAGGTGTTGAGGAGCACTCTACAATTCCTGG CCACCACTGACCTGAGTGTGACAGGGATCAGTCTAGCCAAGGATGCTGATCCCTCCCTG cctgtCCTGGATGATTTCCACCAAGCATTTGAAGTGGTCTTTGTGGATCCCTCTGGACTGGTCAATCTCTGTGCTGATATGACTGCAAGCAAATACCACCAG gtcCAGTTGGAAGCCAAGCGCTCCATGGAGATTCTGGATGACCGGATGGTGGATGGCTTTCAGGTGCTGCTCATGACCCCGAAGCCCATGCTCAGGACCTTTGACCACATCTTCCA CCTGAAGCATGTCTCCAAGCTGCAGGGTACCTGCAAGAAGATGGAGCTGCTGAATGAGCTGATGGATCGGGGTGGGAACtatgtggctgcagccctgcccttcGTTGTCTCACTGCTGGCACGGGGTCTGTCCCAGAGAGCACAGCTTGTGGCTCACTCCCTGCCCCAGATCCCCGAG TGGCCAATTGATGCtgaccccccaaaacacaaggATATGGGACCCCTGACGTTTGGCCTCCTCTTTGTCCCAGAGTTTGCTGCCAGCACGCTGGAGAAGGGTCCTCAGGCTGATCACCCTGAG GCCTTGGAGTTCCGGACATTCTGGGGAGAGAAGTCAGAGCTGCGTCGGTTCCAGGATGGCAGCATCTGTGAGGCTGTGGTGTGGgaggccagcactgcctgccagaAGCGCCTCATTCCTGAGCAGATCGTCAGGCACCTGCTGAAGCT CCATGCAGATATTCCCGAGTCCTCCATCTGCTACACAGGAGCCCTGCTGGAATCTGTGATCAGGACTGGGAAAGAG GCAGGGGGAACGGGCGAGGAGGCCATGGTGAGCGTTGTCTGCTCCTACGATGACCTGAGCCGCAAGCTGTGGAACCTGAAGGAGCTGCCTCTGATGGTGACGGCGGTGCAGGGTGTGCATCCAGCCCTCCGCTACACAGAC GTCTTTCCTCCCATTCCTATGAAGCCAATTTATTCCTTCCATAAGAGAAGCAAGCACTTTCTGCTTCCTTCGGAGGagaagccctgcccagcctacATAACACCTTTGAAGA TCATCTGCCACATGGAAGGCAGTGGCCAGTGGCCACAGGACAAAGGAGCCATCAAGCGCATCAAGGCCGCTTTCCACCTCCAGCTGGCTGAGCTCCTccggcagcagcaccagctggtgTGCAGACCTGCAGTCACCCATACTGATGTGTACAAG GATGGCTACGTGTTCCGTCTCCAAGTAGCCTACCACCGGGAGCCCCTGATCCTGAAGGAAGTGGTCACTCCAGAAGGGATGCTGAAGTACCAGGACACAGAGGAATCTCGGCAGTTGGAGCTGGAAACACTGCATCTGCCCTATCTAACCAGCTCACTGCATGG gctccagcagcagcaccctgtgTTTGGCAGCACTTCCCGGCTGGCCAAGCGCTGGATCAGCGCCCAGCTCCTGAGCGACAGCATCTCTGAGGAGTGTGTGGACCTGCTTGTGGCATTTCTCTTCCTCCACCCAGCCCCGTTCACACCACccag ctctccacAGGTGGGGTTCCTGCGCTTCCTCAACTTGCTGGCAACCTTTGACTGGAAAAACAACCCTCTGATAGTCAACCTGAACACTGGCCTCACAG ATTCTGACTGCACGGAGATCAAGAACAAGTTTGTAGCATCACGCTCTCGCCTCCCCGTCATGTTCCTGGCCACCCCCAAGGACCAGTGGAGCTCCATGTGGACCCGGGAGCGCCCCTCAGCACAG atCCTGCACCGCCTTGTCCTGCTCGCCTCGGAGTCTCTCCGtgccctggaggagcagctcatGGACCCGCTCAGTGACCAGGATGTGAAG ATGGTCTTCCGCCCTCCTTTGGACTTCTATGATGTCCTGATCCACCTGAATCCCAGCCAGATTCCCCGGCTCCTGGAGAGTGTGGACCGGCCGGTGAAATCGGTTTCCCGTGGCGTGGTGaagaacagctctgccatgaACATCCTCTTTCCTGTGGTGGATTATGACCCTGTGCAGTTGTACCTCCAGGAGCTGAGG AATGCCTTTGATGATCTTGCCTTGTTCTTCTATGACAAGCATGGAGGTGAAGTGATTGCAGTTCTGTGGAAACCTTTGAGCTTCCAGCCTCAGCCTTTTAAG gtcTCCAGCATGAGGGGAAGGAAGGTGACAACTCTGAACAACGAGCTGGTCTGCATTCCCAATGTGGAGGCAATTCTGGAGGACTTTGAGATTTTGGGAGAAGGCCTGGTCAAAAGTGTGGAAGCTCGTACAGAGAAATGGACTATCTGA